Proteins encoded together in one Pseudomonas sp. TCU-HL1 window:
- a CDS encoding alpha/beta fold hydrolase → MNAPLPREPQRFAVKGDGVELAAYRWGNAAGPTLLLVHGYPDNHQVWLPLIRELAADYQIIAYDVRGAGASDIPRKTRDYRLEQLANDLEAVIEAASPNRPVHLIAHDWGSIQSWEAVTEPRIQPLLASYTTVSGPCLDHVGHWMRARLKEKRPRAIGQVIGQLLSSWYIGFFHTPLLPELLWRAGLARAWPTVLQRLEGVRESRPNPTQASDGQHGVKLYRANFITSLFRPRQRPTGVPVQLIVPTRDRFVRPQLFQDLDRWVPRLWRREVAAGHWQLMADPSRLAAWIREFVDHLEACRD, encoded by the coding sequence GCTGGCCGCCTACCGCTGGGGCAATGCCGCCGGCCCAACCTTGTTGCTGGTGCATGGCTACCCTGACAACCATCAGGTCTGGCTGCCGCTGATCCGCGAACTGGCCGCCGACTACCAGATCATCGCCTACGACGTGCGCGGCGCCGGCGCCTCGGACATCCCGCGCAAGACCCGCGACTACCGGCTGGAACAACTGGCCAATGACCTGGAAGCGGTGATCGAGGCCGCCAGCCCGAACCGCCCGGTGCACCTGATAGCCCATGACTGGGGCTCGATCCAGTCCTGGGAGGCGGTGACCGAGCCGCGCATCCAGCCGCTGCTGGCCTCCTACACCACGGTTTCAGGCCCCTGCCTCGATCACGTCGGCCATTGGATGCGTGCCCGTCTGAAGGAGAAACGCCCGCGCGCCATCGGCCAAGTGATCGGGCAACTGCTCAGTTCCTGGTACATCGGCTTCTTCCACACCCCATTGCTGCCGGAACTGCTCTGGCGTGCGGGGCTCGCCCGCGCCTGGCCGACCGTGCTGCAGCGCCTGGAAGGCGTGCGCGAATCGCGTCCCAACCCGACTCAGGCATCCGATGGCCAGCATGGCGTGAAGCTCTACCGCGCCAACTTCATCACCAGCCTGTTCCGCCCACGCCAACGACCGACCGGGGTGCCGGTGCAACTGATCGTCCCCACCCGCGACCGTTTCGTGCGTCCACAACTGTTCCAGGACCTGGATCGGTGGGTGCCGCGTCTGTGGCGTCGTGAAGTGGCCGCCGGGCATTGGCAACTGATGGCCGACCCGAGCCGCCTGGCCGCCTGGATCCGGGAGTTCGTTGACCATCTGGAGGCCTGCCGTGACTGA
- a CDS encoding metal-dependent hydrolase, which produces MTEGNRLEQRKVRFDFTDTPLHWVPGEPEASHIMNTLHLILPAGEFWFCRVYNKALPLITDERLRDDVRGFVRQEAQHARAHDSALVPYLERYGIDPTPFTRGIYWLFEKVLCDYPLGESAITRWLQPWWLRQRVGLIAAVEHFTCVLGNWIITTRGLDNADPVMLDLLRWHGAEEVEHRCVAHDLHVHLKGSLLMRWFYMLVASGALIFLFSRAMRTLMRQDPATRYRPGFLRLWHALGKRDLLPPMGSIGMAVLRYFRPDFHPRTEGDLQVALDYLASSPAAQRAAAEVTG; this is translated from the coding sequence GTGACTGAAGGAAACCGCCTGGAGCAACGCAAGGTACGCTTCGACTTCACCGACACACCGCTGCACTGGGTGCCCGGCGAGCCGGAGGCCTCGCACATCATGAACACCCTGCACCTGATCCTGCCAGCCGGGGAGTTCTGGTTCTGCCGGGTCTACAACAAGGCCCTGCCGCTGATCACCGATGAGCGCCTGCGCGATGATGTGCGCGGCTTCGTGCGCCAGGAAGCGCAGCATGCCCGCGCCCATGACAGTGCGCTGGTGCCCTATCTGGAACGCTATGGCATCGACCCCACGCCGTTCACCAGGGGCATCTACTGGCTGTTCGAGAAGGTGCTGTGCGACTACCCCCTGGGCGAAAGCGCCATCACGCGCTGGCTGCAACCCTGGTGGTTGCGCCAGCGGGTTGGGCTGATCGCGGCGGTGGAGCATTTCACCTGCGTGCTGGGCAACTGGATCATCACCACCCGCGGCCTGGACAATGCCGACCCGGTGATGCTCGACCTGCTGCGCTGGCACGGCGCCGAGGAGGTGGAGCATCGCTGCGTGGCCCACGACCTGCACGTACACCTGAAAGGCAGCCTGCTGATGCGCTGGTTCTACATGCTGGTGGCCAGCGGTGCGCTGATCTTTCTGTTCAGCCGCGCCATGCGCACGCTGATGCGCCAGGACCCGGCCACGCGCTATCGCCCGGGGTTCCTCCGCCTCTGGCATGCCCTGGGCAAACGCGACCTGCTGCCGCCCATGGGCAGTATCGGTATGGCGGTGCTGCGCTACTTCCGACCGGACTTCCATCCGCGCACTGAAGGGGACCTGCAGGTGGCGCTGGATTACCTCGCCAGTTCACCGGCCGCACAACGGGCTGCGGCGGAGGTGACGGGTTGA
- the rmuC gene encoding DNA recombination protein RmuC, translating into MLEERLANAQLAQDGLAVQLDDSRDENRELSQLNAAQQAELAALRREAELLGFERQSAREALLAWNQERERKDAELRRLDADRAGLEAELREQREAHEQRLGDLQAARDDLRAQFAELAGKIFDEREQRFAETSQQRLGQLLDPLKERIQAFEKRVEESYQQEARERFSLGKELERLQQLNQRLGDEATNLTRALKGQKTQGNWGELVLERVLEHAGLEKGREYQTQVSLKSAEGERFQPDVLIQLPGDKQVVVDAKVSLTAYQALIAADDEAARSQALKQHVLSLRSHLKGLSVKDYQRLEGLHSLDFVLLFVPIEAAFAAALQADPGLFQEAFEQHIVIVSPTTLLATLRVIDSLWRQERQSQNAREIAERAGALYDKFVAFVQDLDEMGSRLQQLDKAYANARNKLVEGRGNLISRVENLKLLGARASKSIPNDLLERAAGLPLLDEQIEG; encoded by the coding sequence CTGCTCGAAGAACGTCTGGCCAACGCCCAATTGGCTCAGGACGGCCTGGCGGTGCAGCTGGACGATAGCCGTGACGAAAATCGCGAACTCAGTCAGCTCAACGCCGCGCAGCAGGCCGAACTGGCAGCCCTGCGCCGCGAGGCCGAGCTGCTTGGCTTCGAGCGCCAGAGTGCTCGCGAAGCCCTGCTGGCGTGGAACCAGGAACGCGAACGCAAGGATGCCGAGTTGCGCCGCCTGGACGCCGACCGCGCGGGCCTTGAAGCCGAACTGCGCGAGCAGCGTGAGGCCCATGAACAGCGCCTGGGTGACCTGCAGGCGGCCCGTGACGACCTGCGCGCACAGTTCGCCGAACTGGCCGGGAAAATCTTTGACGAGCGCGAGCAGCGTTTCGCCGAAACCAGCCAGCAGCGCCTGGGCCAGTTGCTCGACCCGCTGAAGGAGCGCATCCAGGCGTTCGAGAAGCGTGTGGAGGAAAGCTATCAACAGGAAGCCCGAGAGCGCTTCTCCCTCGGCAAGGAACTGGAGCGTCTGCAGCAGCTCAACCAGCGCCTGGGCGATGAGGCCACCAACCTCACTCGCGCCTTGAAAGGCCAGAAGACCCAGGGCAACTGGGGCGAGCTGGTGCTGGAGCGGGTACTGGAGCATGCCGGCCTGGAGAAGGGCCGGGAGTACCAGACCCAGGTCAGCCTGAAGAGCGCCGAGGGCGAGCGCTTCCAGCCCGACGTGCTGATCCAGCTGCCGGGGGACAAGCAGGTGGTGGTGGACGCCAAGGTCAGTCTCACGGCCTACCAGGCGCTGATCGCCGCCGACGACGAGGCCGCCCGCAGCCAGGCCCTGAAGCAGCATGTGTTGTCCCTGCGCAGCCACCTCAAGGGGCTGTCGGTGAAGGACTACCAGCGCCTGGAAGGGCTGCACAGTCTCGACTTCGTGCTGCTCTTCGTGCCTATCGAAGCTGCGTTCGCGGCCGCCTTGCAGGCAGATCCGGGGCTGTTCCAGGAAGCTTTTGAGCAGCACATTGTGATCGTCAGCCCGACCACCTTGCTGGCCACCCTGCGAGTAATCGACAGCCTCTGGCGCCAGGAGCGGCAAAGCCAGAACGCCCGTGAAATCGCTGAGCGGGCAGGGGCGCTGTACGACAAGTTCGTCGCCTTCGTCCAGGATCTGGACGAGATGGGCAGCCGCCTGCAACAACTGGACAAGGCCTACGCCAACGCCCGCAACAAGCTGGTGGAGGGCCGTGGCAACCTGATCAGCCGGGTGGAAAACCTCAAGCTGCTCGGCGCCCGCGCCAGCAAGAGCATTCCCAATGATCTGCTTGAGCGAGCGGCCGGTTTGCCGTTGCTGGATGAGCAGATAGAGGGTTGA
- a CDS encoding tetratricopeptide repeat protein, whose translation MKYRVPAESVSNPQTLPTRVALWLLDNPRLGQAPSVKRFAGKLLKQPAREGVVAAQSRLGQMLCRDCGNQRDRRIGLDMLRQAARAGDRRAQLELGRFCSQPRINEPEQARHWLEQAAAQGSHEAKRLLNRLPLQP comes from the coding sequence ATGAAGTACCGCGTCCCCGCCGAGTCCGTTTCCAATCCGCAAACGCTGCCGACCCGAGTCGCTCTCTGGCTGCTGGATAACCCGCGCCTGGGTCAGGCGCCGAGCGTGAAGCGGTTCGCCGGCAAGCTGCTCAAGCAGCCCGCGCGCGAGGGCGTCGTGGCTGCGCAGAGCCGCCTCGGCCAGATGCTCTGCCGCGATTGCGGCAACCAGCGTGACCGCCGCATCGGCCTGGACATGCTGCGCCAGGCCGCCCGCGCCGGCGACCGCCGCGCACAGCTTGAGCTGGGGCGTTTCTGCAGCCAGCCACGCATCAACGAACCGGAGCAGGCCCGTCACTGGCTGGAACAGGCCGCCGCCCAGGGCTCCCACGAAGCCAAGCGGCTGCTCAACCGCCTTCCGCTGCAACCCTAA
- a CDS encoding GreA/GreB family elongation factor: MNKARIHRLILDKLAADLQLLQRAAQTAYEAATHQENIAENKYDTLGLEASYLATGQARRAAEIKQALGLFENLNLRPFDPERGIQLSALVLLAAEDGSEQRLFLGPEAAGLKVVDEGEEITVISPRSPLGQALLGKVEGAEVTLTIGNGRQTFEVLEVH; this comes from the coding sequence ATGAACAAAGCCCGTATCCACCGCCTGATTCTCGACAAGCTCGCCGCTGACCTGCAGTTGCTGCAACGCGCGGCGCAGACCGCCTACGAAGCGGCGACCCACCAGGAGAATATCGCGGAGAACAAGTACGACACCCTCGGACTGGAGGCCTCCTACCTGGCCACCGGCCAGGCCCGACGCGCGGCCGAGATCAAGCAGGCGCTGGGCCTGTTCGAGAACCTCAACCTGCGCCCGTTCGACCCTGAGCGCGGCATCCAGCTTAGCGCCCTGGTGCTGCTGGCCGCCGAAGATGGCAGCGAACAGCGGCTGTTCCTCGGCCCGGAAGCCGCCGGCCTGAAGGTGGTGGACGAAGGCGAGGAAATCACCGTGATCAGCCCCCGCTCGCCTCTGGGCCAGGCGCTGCTGGGCAAGGTCGAAGGCGCCGAGGTGACGCTGACTATTGGCAATGGCCGGCAGACCTTCGAGGTACTGGAGGTACACTGA